The following are encoded together in the Ralstonia insidiosa genome:
- a CDS encoding plasmid partitioning protein RepB C-terminal domain-containing protein, which translates to MTGITLGFIPEPLSVPVASILPSRRIPAPVLESRKFQQIRTSIAEVGLIEPLSVTPADQSSGQHVLLDGHLRLLAIQDLGYEQVACLVATDDESYTYNNRVNRLSTIQEHYMIRRVIDRGVSPERLAKALSVDVSQIVKRMSLLDGICPEAAELLGDRQFSPELVRALRKMKPTRQVECVELMVAANNVSVSYAEALLVATPAARLVEGKKPHKLTGVSPEQMAKMEQEMSNLQGQYKLVEQTYGQDVLNLVLAKGYLAKLLENESARQYVAQRHPDLMVEFESIIATISLDQQQSGVVL; encoded by the coding sequence ATGACTGGCATAACTCTCGGGTTCATCCCCGAGCCCTTGTCCGTGCCCGTGGCCAGCATCCTGCCGTCACGCAGAATACCGGCGCCTGTACTGGAATCGCGCAAGTTTCAACAGATAAGAACCTCCATTGCGGAGGTGGGCCTCATCGAACCACTCTCTGTCACGCCTGCAGACCAGTCTTCCGGGCAGCATGTCCTGCTGGATGGGCATCTGCGCTTACTTGCTATTCAGGACCTGGGATACGAGCAGGTGGCCTGCCTTGTGGCTACCGATGACGAGAGCTACACGTATAACAACCGTGTCAATCGCCTGTCGACCATTCAGGAGCACTACATGATACGGCGCGTCATTGACCGAGGTGTCTCGCCTGAGCGATTGGCGAAAGCGCTTTCCGTCGACGTCTCTCAGATTGTAAAAAGGATGTCGTTGCTAGACGGCATTTGCCCAGAAGCCGCCGAACTGCTCGGAGACCGTCAGTTTTCGCCGGAGCTCGTTCGTGCCCTTCGCAAAATGAAGCCCACGCGCCAGGTCGAATGCGTGGAGCTTATGGTGGCAGCGAACAACGTGTCCGTCTCCTATGCCGAGGCGTTGTTGGTGGCCACACCAGCGGCGCGTCTTGTGGAGGGAAAAAAGCCTCACAAGCTGACCGGAGTCAGCCCGGAGCAGATGGCAAAGATGGAGCAGGAAATGAGCAATCTGCAGGGGCAGTACAAGCTCGTGGAACAGACCTACGGTCAAGACGTATTGAATCTGGTGCTTGCGAAAGGGTATCTCGCGAAGCTCCTCGAGAACGAATCGGCGCGGCAGTATGTTGCCCAGCGCCATCCGGATTTGATGGTGGAGTTTGAATCCATCATCGCGACCATTTCTCTCGACCAGCAGCAATCCGGCGTGGTCCTTTAG
- a CDS encoding ParB/RepB/Spo0J family partition protein, with amino-acid sequence MNSQQLGEIRMVPVAQIEVINPRERNGRVFKEIVDNIKTIGLKKPIVVTPRATAGGIEKYLLVCGEGRLKAFRSLGEETIPALVVSVSDEDAFVMSLTENIARRQCRPLERLAGIRQLQDQGYAPKVIAEKTGLTPTYVQGILTLLRQGEERLVVAVEKGLVPLNAALTIVGAGNDDAEIQAALQEAYESGKLRGKQLMNARRVIERRKALGRSAARNMTHTSAAVTTSSLVRTYEREVERQKAMVRKAEFTQQRLLFVVGALRQLFADENFVNLLRAEGLASLPKYLAERVWPAGSGT; translated from the coding sequence ATGAACTCGCAGCAGCTCGGCGAAATCCGGATGGTCCCCGTCGCCCAAATTGAAGTCATCAATCCGCGAGAGCGCAATGGTCGAGTGTTCAAAGAAATCGTCGACAACATCAAGACCATCGGCCTCAAGAAGCCCATCGTGGTCACGCCGCGAGCGACGGCGGGTGGCATCGAGAAATACCTGCTGGTATGCGGTGAAGGACGGTTGAAGGCGTTCCGCTCGCTCGGCGAAGAAACTATCCCAGCACTCGTTGTAAGCGTGAGCGACGAGGACGCGTTCGTCATGAGCCTGACGGAAAACATCGCGCGCAGACAGTGCCGTCCGCTCGAACGGCTGGCCGGCATTCGGCAATTGCAGGACCAGGGATACGCGCCGAAGGTCATTGCCGAAAAGACCGGTCTCACGCCAACTTACGTCCAAGGCATCCTCACCCTGCTGCGCCAGGGTGAAGAGAGACTCGTGGTGGCGGTAGAGAAGGGGCTCGTCCCCTTGAACGCGGCCCTCACGATTGTCGGGGCCGGCAACGACGACGCTGAAATCCAGGCGGCACTCCAGGAGGCCTATGAGTCGGGAAAATTGCGGGGCAAGCAACTGATGAACGCTCGCCGCGTCATCGAGCGCCGAAAGGCACTCGGGCGAAGCGCAGCCCGCAATATGACGCACACGTCCGCCGCGGTCACGACGTCCAGCCTGGTGCGGACGTATGAACGCGAGGTGGAGCGCCAGAAGGCCATGGTGAGAAAAGCCGAGTTCACGCAACAGCGGTTGCTATTTGTGGTCGGCGCCTTGCGACAACTGTTTGCCGATGAGAACTTCGTCAATCTGCTGCGTGCCGAGGGCTTGGCTAGCCTGCCGAAGTACCTTGCCGAGCGCGTCTGGCCCGCCGGAAGTGGCACATGA
- a CDS encoding recombinase family protein, translated as MSSNTAAAAVGAGSSGGRAAEYVRMSTEHQQYSTENQRDKIRDYAARRGFEIVRTYADEGKSGLRIDGRQALQNLIADVTNGKADFSVILVYDVSRWGRFQDADESAYYEYICRRAGIQVAYCAEQFENDGSPVSTIVKGVKRAMAGEYSRELSAKVFAGQCRLIEMGFRQGGPAGYGLRRVLVDEHGLMKAELCRGERKSLQTDRVVLMPGPDSEVRIVNLVYDWFINASLDEHEIAARLNGMRVRTDLNREWTRATVREVLTNEKYIGNNVYNRVSFKLKKLRVTNTPDMWIRKEGAFQGIVPSETFYTAQGIMRARARRYSNEELIERLRNLYRSRGFLSGVVIDETDGMPSTSVYVYRFGSLIRAYQTVGFTPGRDYRYIETNRFLRQLHPEIIAQTEQKIADLGGAVIRDPATDLLTVNDEFTACIVLARCQAHENGRNHWKVRFDTSLLPDITVAVRLDQANASALDYYLLPRLDFGQPRIHLADQNPIEFESYRFDTLDYLYGMAARARLRRVA; from the coding sequence ATGTCATCCAATACCGCTGCTGCTGCAGTTGGAGCCGGCTCCTCTGGAGGACGGGCGGCGGAGTATGTCCGCATGTCGACTGAGCACCAGCAGTATTCGACCGAGAACCAGCGCGACAAAATCCGCGACTACGCAGCCCGCCGCGGATTCGAAATCGTCCGCACGTATGCCGATGAAGGCAAGAGCGGGCTCCGCATCGATGGGCGCCAGGCGCTGCAGAACCTCATCGCCGATGTGACCAATGGCAAGGCCGATTTCTCGGTCATCCTGGTCTATGACGTGAGTCGATGGGGGCGGTTCCAGGATGCCGATGAAAGCGCGTATTACGAGTACATTTGCCGCCGCGCTGGCATCCAGGTGGCGTACTGCGCCGAGCAGTTCGAGAACGATGGCTCCCCCGTTTCGACCATCGTGAAAGGGGTAAAGCGGGCGATGGCCGGCGAATACAGCCGGGAACTGTCCGCGAAGGTGTTTGCCGGCCAATGCCGCTTGATTGAGATGGGCTTCCGGCAAGGAGGACCCGCCGGCTACGGGCTGCGCCGGGTTTTGGTCGATGAGCACGGTCTCATGAAGGCAGAGCTGTGCCGTGGTGAACGCAAAAGCCTTCAAACCGACCGAGTCGTCCTGATGCCGGGCCCGGACAGCGAGGTGCGAATCGTCAACCTAGTCTACGACTGGTTTATCAATGCGTCGCTGGACGAACATGAAATCGCAGCGCGCCTGAATGGCATGCGTGTGCGGACGGACCTGAACCGGGAGTGGACGCGAGCTACCGTGCGGGAGGTATTAACGAACGAGAAATACATCGGTAACAACGTCTACAACCGGGTGTCGTTCAAACTGAAAAAACTACGCGTGACCAACACACCTGATATGTGGATTCGAAAAGAAGGCGCATTTCAGGGCATTGTGCCGAGCGAAACGTTCTACACGGCGCAAGGGATTATGCGAGCGAGAGCGCGTCGCTACTCAAATGAGGAGCTCATCGAACGACTGCGCAACCTGTACCGGAGCCGCGGTTTTTTGTCCGGCGTCGTAATTGATGAAACGGATGGCATGCCTTCCACATCCGTCTATGTGTACCGCTTTGGCAGTTTGATTCGCGCCTACCAGACGGTCGGTTTTACCCCTGGTCGAGACTATCGATACATTGAAACCAACCGTTTCCTGCGGCAGCTGCATCCGGAAATCATCGCGCAGACGGAGCAGAAAATCGCGGATTTGGGCGGCGCAGTCATACGCGACCCGGCGACCGACCTGCTGACGGTCAATGATGAGTTCACGGCCTGCATCGTACTCGCGCGTTGCCAGGCGCATGAAAATGGCCGAAATCATTGGAAGGTCCGCTTCGACACAAGCCTCCTGCCGGACATCACGGTGGCGGTGCGGCTCGACCAAGCCAACGCATCAGCGCTGGACTACTACCTGCTGCCACGCCTGGATTTTGGACAACCGCGCATTCACCTCGCCGACCAAAATCCAATCGAGTTCGAGAGTTATCGCTTCGACACGCTGGACTACCTCTATGGCATGGCTGCGCGCGCCCGGCTCAGGAGAGTGGCATGA
- a CDS encoding FadR/GntR family transcriptional regulator, which translates to MHSIPSSVAQALQQGILSGAYPSGSRLPPQRELAESLGVSRASLREALTVLETLGLVDILPSRGVVVRGPQVGADRASADRLHRPFATPALGTLSPRQLIELRLVLEPGWTAVAAARMQAAGLRHLQWLQQQLAHALARNDLLSAAEADLHFHMLLAQLSGNPGLMAMAGQLEHAIGHSLRLPFARNGADDHPAHEHDAIVQAIAAGDAAASAEAMRAHLLSSARRSGIDLAASDRAVADPVSFRLVSPVSISEGVLE; encoded by the coding sequence ATGCACAGCATTCCCTCTTCCGTTGCGCAAGCACTCCAGCAAGGCATCCTGAGCGGCGCTTACCCCAGCGGTAGCCGTCTGCCGCCGCAGCGTGAGCTGGCAGAAAGCCTGGGCGTAAGCCGCGCGTCGTTGCGCGAGGCGCTCACGGTGCTCGAGACGCTGGGCCTGGTCGACATCCTGCCCAGCCGGGGCGTGGTGGTGCGCGGCCCGCAGGTGGGCGCCGATCGGGCAAGTGCCGATCGCCTGCATCGCCCGTTTGCCACGCCCGCGCTGGGCACGCTGTCGCCGCGTCAATTGATTGAGCTGCGCCTGGTGCTGGAGCCCGGCTGGACGGCGGTGGCCGCCGCGCGCATGCAGGCCGCCGGGCTGCGCCACCTGCAATGGCTGCAGCAGCAGTTGGCCCATGCGCTGGCGCGCAATGACCTGCTGAGCGCGGCCGAGGCGGATTTGCACTTTCACATGCTGCTGGCGCAGTTGTCGGGCAACCCGGGCCTGATGGCGATGGCGGGCCAGCTGGAGCACGCCATCGGCCACAGCCTGCGCCTGCCGTTTGCCCGCAACGGCGCAGACGACCACCCCGCGCACGAGCACGACGCCATCGTGCAGGCCATTGCCGCGGGCGATGCCGCCGCCAGTGCAGAAGCCATGCGCGCCCATCTGCTGTCATCCGCACGCCGCAGCGGTATCGATCTGGCCGCGTCTGATCGCGCGGTTGCCGATCCCGTTTCCTTTCGCCTTGTGTCGCCTGTCTCGATTTCTGAAGGAGTTCTTGAATGA
- a CDS encoding transporter substrate-binding domain-containing protein → MTRIAAFPRLHHTSRRTFLHAVMAASAVVALLPGRPAHADVLANIQKAGVIRVAIPNDFPPFGSLGPDLKLQGYDIDMANLVAKELGVKAELVPVTSTNRIPFLTTGKVDIVISSLGKNAERAKVIDFTQAYAPFPKSVYGPKDASIKKPADLAGKTIGVTRGSTEDLALSAVAPASATIKRYEDNNATAQSYLIGQVQLVTVGNIVANAVNERTKLRQLDLKFPVEDTPCYVGVAKGEPALLDKVNAAITKLKTDGRLNDLSQRWIKMPLPAQL, encoded by the coding sequence ATGACCCGCATCGCCGCTTTCCCCCGCTTGCACCACACCTCGCGCCGCACCTTCCTCCACGCCGTCATGGCGGCCAGCGCGGTGGTCGCGTTGCTGCCGGGCCGCCCGGCGCATGCCGACGTGCTGGCCAACATCCAGAAGGCGGGCGTGATCCGCGTGGCGATCCCGAATGACTTTCCGCCGTTCGGCTCGCTGGGGCCGGATCTCAAGCTGCAGGGCTATGACATCGACATGGCCAACCTCGTCGCCAAGGAGCTGGGCGTCAAGGCCGAGCTGGTGCCCGTCACCAGCACCAACCGCATTCCGTTCCTGACCACCGGCAAGGTGGACATCGTCATCTCCAGCCTGGGCAAGAACGCCGAGCGCGCCAAGGTGATCGACTTCACGCAGGCGTATGCGCCGTTCCCCAAGAGCGTGTACGGCCCGAAGGATGCGTCGATCAAGAAGCCGGCGGACCTGGCCGGCAAGACGATCGGCGTGACGCGCGGCTCGACGGAAGACCTGGCCCTCTCGGCCGTGGCGCCGGCCTCGGCCACCATCAAGCGCTATGAAGACAACAACGCCACCGCGCAGAGCTACCTGATCGGCCAGGTGCAGTTGGTGACGGTGGGCAACATCGTGGCCAATGCGGTGAACGAGCGCACGAAGCTGCGCCAGCTCGACCTGAAGTTCCCCGTGGAAGACACGCCCTGCTATGTGGGCGTGGCCAAGGGCGAGCCCGCGCTGCTCGACAAGGTGAACGCCGCCATCACCAAGCTGAAGACGGACGGGCGCCTGAACGATCTGTCGCAGCGCTGGATCAAGATGCCGCTGCCCGCCCAACTGTAA
- a CDS encoding amino acid ABC transporter permease: protein MAYQFDFGAVFDYSGQLAQGVGFTLALTAAGAVAGGAIGVAGGVCRAWRIRPFNALFKVYVEAIRNTPFLVQLMFVFFGLPSLGVQINEWQASVLTVVVNLGAYITEIVRAGIQETPRGQLEAANALAMSRWAIFRHVVLRPALQKVWPALSSQIVIVMLGTSVVSQIAAQDLTFAANFIQSRNFRAFETYLIVTALYFALALLLRQLLAWVGQRFVVVRRVPAGPVAARTVTTTPVETAA, encoded by the coding sequence ATGGCTTATCAATTCGACTTTGGCGCGGTGTTCGATTACAGCGGCCAGCTGGCGCAGGGTGTGGGCTTTACGCTCGCGCTCACCGCGGCGGGCGCGGTGGCGGGCGGTGCCATCGGCGTGGCCGGGGGCGTGTGCCGCGCCTGGCGCATCCGGCCCTTCAACGCGCTGTTCAAGGTGTATGTGGAGGCCATCCGCAATACGCCGTTCCTCGTCCAGCTGATGTTCGTGTTCTTCGGCTTGCCCTCGCTGGGGGTGCAGATCAACGAGTGGCAGGCGTCCGTGCTGACGGTGGTGGTCAACCTGGGCGCGTACATCACCGAGATCGTGCGCGCGGGCATTCAAGAAACACCGCGCGGCCAGCTGGAAGCGGCCAATGCGTTGGCGATGAGCCGCTGGGCGATCTTCCGGCACGTGGTGCTGCGGCCGGCGTTGCAGAAGGTGTGGCCCGCGCTGAGCAGCCAGATCGTGATCGTGATGCTGGGCACGTCGGTGGTCTCGCAGATTGCCGCGCAGGATCTGACCTTTGCCGCCAACTTCATCCAGTCGCGCAACTTCCGCGCGTTTGAAACCTACCTGATCGTCACCGCGCTGTACTTTGCGCTGGCGTTGCTGCTGCGTCAGTTGCTGGCGTGGGTGGGGCAGCGCTTTGTCGTGGTGCGCCGGGTGCCGGCCGGGCCGGTGGCTGCGCGCACCGTGACCACCACGCCTGTGGAGACCGCAGCATGA
- a CDS encoding amino acid ABC transporter permease produces MIADIPLLPILLKLGEGLLATLMLSLMAFVLGGTAGLIVLFARVGRNAGLQRVSKAYIQLFQNTPLLMQMFIVFFGASMAGFEMSPWTAAAIGLTLYTSAYLAEVWRGCVEAIPRGQWEASSSLAMGYFQQMRHVVLPQAVRLSIAPTVGFSVQIVKGTAVASIIGFEDLSKLGSVLANATFQPFLIYGLVALAYFALCWPLSLCASHLEKKLYAAR; encoded by the coding sequence ATGATCGCCGACATCCCTCTGTTGCCCATTCTCCTCAAGCTGGGGGAAGGGCTGCTCGCCACGCTCATGCTGTCGCTCATGGCCTTTGTGCTGGGCGGCACGGCGGGCTTGATAGTGCTGTTTGCCCGCGTGGGTCGCAACGCCGGCTTGCAGCGCGTGAGCAAGGCGTACATCCAGCTCTTCCAGAACACGCCGCTGCTCATGCAGATGTTCATCGTGTTCTTCGGCGCATCCATGGCGGGCTTTGAGATGTCGCCGTGGACGGCCGCCGCCATCGGCCTGACGCTGTACACCAGCGCCTACCTGGCCGAGGTGTGGCGCGGCTGTGTGGAAGCCATTCCGCGTGGGCAGTGGGAAGCGTCTTCCAGCCTGGCGATGGGGTACTTCCAGCAGATGCGGCATGTGGTGCTGCCGCAGGCCGTGCGGCTGTCGATCGCGCCCACCGTGGGGTTCTCCGTGCAGATCGTCAAGGGCACGGCGGTGGCCTCCATTATCGGGTTTGAAGACCTGTCCAAGCTGGGCTCGGTGCTGGCCAACGCCACGTTCCAGCCGTTCCTTATCTATGGGCTGGTGGCGCTGGCGTATTTCGCGCTGTGCTGGCCGCTGTCGCTCTGTGCCTCTCATCTGGAAAAGAAGCTCTATGCCGCTCGTTGA
- a CDS encoding amino acid ABC transporter ATP-binding protein, producing the protein MPLVDLCAVHKHYGNNHVLKGVDLRVESGQVVAIIGRSGSGKSTLLRSINGLEAIDDGQIVVDNAVLQGSQATPAQLRALRLNVGMVFQQFNLFPHLTAGENVALSPVVVKGMKKAEANDLARQMMAKVGLADKFDAYPDQLSGGQQQRVAIARALAMQPKVLLCDEITSALDPELVNEVLAVVKQLAAEGMTLIMVTHEMRFARDVGDQLVFMHQGLIHESGPAKDVFANPKTAELAAFIGAVQ; encoded by the coding sequence ATGCCGCTCGTTGATCTGTGCGCCGTACACAAGCATTACGGCAACAACCATGTGCTCAAGGGCGTGGACCTGCGCGTCGAAAGCGGCCAGGTGGTCGCCATCATCGGGCGCAGCGGCTCGGGCAAGAGCACGCTGCTGCGGTCCATCAACGGGCTGGAGGCCATCGACGACGGCCAGATCGTGGTCGACAACGCGGTGCTCCAGGGCTCGCAGGCCACGCCCGCGCAGTTGCGCGCGCTGCGCTTGAACGTGGGCATGGTGTTCCAGCAGTTCAACCTGTTTCCGCACCTCACGGCGGGTGAGAACGTGGCGCTGTCGCCCGTGGTGGTCAAGGGCATGAAGAAGGCCGAGGCCAATGACCTCGCGCGCCAGATGATGGCCAAGGTGGGCCTGGCCGATAAGTTTGATGCGTACCCCGACCAGCTCAGCGGCGGGCAGCAGCAGCGCGTGGCCATTGCGCGCGCACTCGCCATGCAGCCGAAGGTGCTGCTGTGCGATGAGATTACGTCTGCGCTAGACCCGGAGCTCGTCAACGAGGTGTTGGCCGTGGTGAAGCAACTGGCCGCCGAGGGCATGACGCTGATCATGGTCACGCATGAGATGCGCTTCGCGCGGGATGTGGGCGATCAGCTCGTGTTCATGCACCAGGGGCTGATCCATGAAAGCGGCCCCGCCAAGGACGTGTTTGCCAACCCCAAGACGGCGGAGCTGGCGGCGTTTATTGGCGCGGTGCAGTGA
- a CDS encoding bestrophin family protein, with product MVVRPHLHWFRMLLAWRGSVLPQLLPRLFLIFCISLVAMAVHAHWLPISVNLSTTPFSLVGIALAVFLGFRNNASYDRYWEARKLWGQLLNCARALTRQALTLPSQLPQGAVSADDVREFTQVLSAVPHALRHQLRRTDPREDLATRLPAPLLDRVMAARYRPAMLTLWLGEWVQRRTQRNPQRDPQHNGQAGALDGYAALAFDRSLTELTNAIGGCERIVSTPLPFAYSVMIHRTVYFFCAALPFGLVQSIGIFTPVFAVFVAYTFMAHEAIASQIEEPFGTEDNDLALNAMSIVIEDAVRDLMGEPSLPSGSAGQRVIFD from the coding sequence ATGGTTGTCCGCCCCCACCTGCACTGGTTCCGCATGCTGCTTGCATGGCGCGGTTCCGTTCTGCCGCAGCTTCTGCCGCGCCTGTTCCTGATCTTCTGTATCTCGCTGGTGGCCATGGCGGTGCATGCGCATTGGCTGCCCATCTCCGTCAACCTGAGCACCACGCCCTTCTCGCTCGTCGGCATTGCGCTGGCGGTGTTCCTGGGCTTTCGCAACAACGCCAGTTATGACCGCTATTGGGAGGCCCGCAAGCTCTGGGGCCAGTTGCTCAATTGCGCGCGTGCGCTCACGCGTCAGGCGCTGACGTTGCCGTCGCAGTTGCCGCAGGGCGCGGTGTCCGCAGACGATGTGCGCGAGTTCACGCAGGTGCTGAGCGCGGTGCCGCATGCGCTGCGCCACCAGTTGCGCCGTACGGACCCACGTGAAGACCTGGCCACCCGTCTGCCCGCGCCGCTGCTCGATCGCGTGATGGCCGCGCGCTACCGGCCCGCCATGCTCACGCTGTGGCTGGGCGAGTGGGTGCAACGCCGGACGCAACGCAACCCGCAACGCGACCCGCAGCACAACGGCCAGGCCGGTGCGTTGGATGGCTATGCCGCGCTGGCGTTTGATCGCAGCCTGACCGAGCTGACCAACGCCATCGGCGGGTGCGAGCGCATTGTTTCAACACCGCTGCCGTTTGCGTACTCGGTCATGATCCACCGCACGGTGTACTTCTTCTGCGCAGCACTGCCGTTTGGGCTGGTGCAGAGCATCGGTATTTTCACGCCGGTGTTTGCGGTGTTTGTGGCGTACACCTTCATGGCGCACGAGGCCATCGCCTCGCAAATCGAAGAGCCTTTCGGCACCGAAGACAACGACCTTGCGCTCAACGCCATGTCCATCGTGATTGAAGACGCCGTGCGTGACCTGATGGGCGAGCCGAGCCTGCCCAGCGGCAGCGCGGGGCAGCGCGTCATCTTCGATTGA
- a CDS encoding Crp/Fnr family transcriptional regulator, translating into MTAPDTLSPTTQLPLHAWFTALAPEHQALAARETLLQQFEPGAFIARRGEPSRYWVGVDSGLIKLAVYTADGRGCTFSGVPEGGWCGEGSVIKREDRRYDVIAIRTSHVLLVPEPVFNTLLAQSLPFASFVVRQLNERMGQFIATVQNDRLLSADARVAQAIAQLFHPALYPRTSTVLELSQEEIGLLTGLSRQRVNQALRRLAEAGLITLSYQTIRVTDLPGLRLFGLSEL; encoded by the coding sequence ATGACCGCACCCGACACCCTGTCGCCCACCACGCAGTTGCCGCTCCACGCATGGTTCACCGCGCTGGCGCCCGAACACCAGGCGCTGGCCGCGCGCGAGACCCTGCTCCAGCAGTTCGAGCCCGGCGCCTTCATCGCCCGCCGCGGCGAGCCCTCGCGCTACTGGGTCGGTGTGGACAGCGGCCTCATCAAGCTGGCCGTGTACACCGCCGACGGGCGCGGTTGTACGTTCTCGGGCGTGCCCGAAGGCGGCTGGTGCGGCGAGGGCAGCGTCATCAAGCGCGAAGACCGCCGCTACGACGTCATCGCCATCCGCACCTCGCACGTGCTGCTGGTGCCCGAGCCCGTGTTCAACACGCTGCTCGCGCAGAGCCTGCCGTTTGCCAGCTTCGTGGTCCGCCAGCTCAACGAGCGCATGGGGCAGTTCATCGCCACCGTGCAGAACGACCGGCTGCTCAGCGCCGATGCGCGCGTGGCGCAAGCGATTGCGCAGCTCTTCCACCCCGCCTTGTACCCACGCACGAGCACCGTGCTGGAGCTGTCGCAGGAAGAGATCGGGCTGCTGACGGGGCTCTCACGCCAGCGCGTGAACCAGGCGCTGCGGCGGCTGGCCGAAGCCGGGCTGATCACGCTGTCGTACCAGACCATTCGCGTGACCGATCTGCCAGGATTGCGCCTCTTCGGTCTCTCCGAGTTGTAG